The nucleotide sequence ACAAGTACGGTGCGTAGATTGATCAATTTGTAAATCACCAATATTGACCGCCGTTTCTTCAATTGGTCGGGTGTCTTCGTGTAAGCCTTGCAGTAATTTAACTTTTCTTAGTTGGCAACGCACTCTTGCTTGCAATTCACGCACACTAAAGGGTTTGGTCATGTAATCATCAGCGCCGAGCTCTAATCCTAGCACTCGGTCAGTTTCTGAACCTTTCGCGGTTAATATCATAATTGCTTGCTCTGGCTTTTTACTTCGTAGTTCACGGCAGATATCTAATCCTGAAATGTGCGGTAGCATTAAATCGAGAATGATTAAACCGTAGTCATTTTTTAACGCAGCATCCAAGCCCGATTGACCACAATCACAATGGTGTGCTTCTAACGTTAATTCATGAAGTTGAACGGTTATTAGTTGTGCAATATCTTGGTCATCTTCGATGACTAGTACTTTATTAATCATTACTCCACCTCAACACAAAGTGTTGAGGCAGGGTAACAGCAGCTCAACTATTTTGTGTACATTATTCCGTGCGTGTTATTGTCACGCGTATAGTGGGGTTATCAAAACGATGCTCAAAAGTAAGCGCTGAACTAGCTAGTCCATCGTCACTTGTGACAACGCCTGGATGCATTGCGACAAAGTCAACGTCATCTCTCGCGCTATTGAAACCTTCACCTCCCGCTGCAGGACCTGGAATAGTAGCCATAGACTCAGAATTTCCTTCAGTTCCTGAATCATAAGAACCAGTTACTAAAGAAATACTTTCACCTACGTCTAAATTTTCCAAAGGCATCGCATTAAGGCCAGTAAATGCGTCATTGGTATTCACTAACATCGAAAGTAAAGATAAGCTGGTCGGTACGACGTCGACAATGCTTACCATCACAGTTTCGCTCATGCCTGGCATTAATACACCACCGCCGCTGCCACTAGCGAGCACGACATCAAGCC is from Thalassotalea crassostreae and encodes:
- a CDS encoding spondin domain-containing protein, with amino-acid sequence MNTNLNRLLVSLSAAALLTACGGDSSNDAMTTDVTPDPVTTAPMTISYDVSVTNLTYAQPLSPIAVVLHNEGNLWQVGESASVELENLAESGANDMILGLDVVLASGSGGGVLMPGMSETVMVSIVDVVPTSLSLLSMLVNTNDAFTGLNAMPLENLDVGESISLVTGSYDSGTEGNSESMATIPGPAAGGEGFNSARDDVDFVAMHPGVVTSDDGLASSALTFEHRFDNPTIRVTITRTE
- a CDS encoding response regulator transcription factor, whose protein sequence is MINKVLVIEDDQDIAQLITVQLHELTLEAHHCDCGQSGLDAALKNDYGLIILDLMLPHISGLDICRELRSKKPEQAIMILTAKGSETDRVLGLELGADDYMTKPFSVRELQARVRCQLRKVKLLQGLHEDTRPIEETAVNIGDLQIDQSTHRTCLAGNNLELTSTEFDLLLYLASHPDQVFTRAQLLSSVWGYHHSGYEHTVNSHINRLRNKLEKDANHPEIVQTVWGVGYKFNRQGVFA